tcagctcttcagactgGCATTTtttgccatctatatctttgagttcagttgtttgtctttgttttccatctgattcgagtagtgttatttgagggcactcatacagattacagtcttctctacctgatcatattctattttagtggaggttcttcagatccacagttattcttcgacaatgtttgcaggttcttcattcttcagtgattcttctgtgcttcttttgttcctatcttttgaaacattcttgtttggaggcttcttcagtccttcacttgtatttcatctctttttggagtagatttttttaccatgtggttttctctatttctctacttTACAGAgactcttttgtacttgggtacctcatcaggctttgttgttgggacccaaatttgtctttttcatgtagttgcatttttcttTCATGCATTCATTTTTTTAGCTACTCACTAAGTTcatattaagggggagtgttagagttatcttgtattagctaataattatttatttaattattaatctattatactCTGTGTTTatgctaaacttaggcatttattattaaatacactttatccctttaggatttctttggggttgcatattctccttttataaggattgttttgtatttttattttcaattccctctctgaatgataatctttttcttcagagccattattgtgtttttgtctccaatattctcttgtgacaggtattttgcttgtaggtgctcttgggatctctaaagttgtattttctcaacttcttcaacacTAAACAAATCCCTTATGTTTTTGAATCCAACAAACCCATCCCACCTTTATCTTTGGGTTGAGTACAATGTAACCAAGAGGCTACTTTGAAGCCTTTTTTCCCTCCAAATTTGTCCACAAGAATTGCGAAATGATTTTTTTAAGATCCACATAGCCTTGTTTGGAAGGCATCTAACGCAATGAGTAGTAAACATGAGAAGCCAACAATATCTTATTAACCACTTCTATCTTTCCTACAAATGAAAGAAATGTGTTCCCTCATGTGAACAATTTATTTTTTAGCTTACATAAGAACCATTTCCACATATCAAACAAACTGTCTCCCAATCTAAAAGGGATGCGTAGGTATCTTGTGATCTTACCAATGTTTAATTTTTGTCCATTCCTGTAGAGTCCAATGGGGTACTAAGTCTGATTGCATCATAAAGAATTTAGTTTTACAGTAAGCTAATTTTGATCccaaaataaaacaatataaattaaaaaCCCCCAACACATTGTTGATTTTAGAttcataaatttgaatgaatagcAAACTACCATTAGCAAAATGTGAATTCAACACAATTGCATTGTTGGgaatatatatatacctttaatcAAATTCATTTTATTATACTTTTGTAGGACATATCCCAAAGCATCAGCTACCAAGACATAGAAAAGGTGACAAATGAAAACCTTGCCTAATAGAGTGTTCTAGAAAGAATAGTTCAGTCAATGAGAGATTGATCACCAAATGAGCATTGAAATGTTTAAAAATCATTTGAACATACTTGCATAGTTTCATCCAAAACCCTAATATTGCAACATTTTGATGATTAAAACTCCATCTCATTCCATCATAAGCTTTGTCAAAGTCTAATTTTACTAGTAATCCATCCTACGCTAATTGGTGTGCCCATTCACTAGTCTCCCAAGCCAAAATTAGATTATCTAAAATATATCTTCCACCAAGACACCTGTTCAAACCTAACTATCCCCTTAGCTAAAGGTTTAATCCTTGTAGCTAAGGCTTTGGCAATTATTCTGTATGAAGTATTCAAGAGAGTAATTGGACACCATCTAGAAATAGAATCTACATTTTTTCCTTTAGATGTCAATTTTACAAGGCCTAAACATTAATATCAATCCCTAAAGAACACTATTCCAAAGCTTCAAGGTAAACCATATAAAAGTCTTCCTTGATGTGAGGCCACATTTTTTGATAAATTTTCAAATGACAACGCATCAGAACCTGGGCTTTTGTTAGGACCCATAGCAAACACAACATGTTCTAAGTCTTCTATGGATAGCTCCTTATCAATAAATCTATTGTAATCTTGATCAACCTTTCTTGGAATAAAGTCCTTAAGCATATCTTCCAAGATAGATTGAGCATCTTGCAAATGGTGATCCTCTTTAAAAAGTGTTTAATGGAAATTATGAAATGAGGACTTAATATCCTCTAGATTGTATGGACATGGTCATCCACATCTTTAATTGTACCAATCATTTCCTTTTTATGTGTATAACTCATAAAGTTAAGGAAATACTTAGAGCCTCAATTGCCTTCCTTAATTAGTGAAGTCTAACTCTAACTTTGGCCCCTTAACTCTAATAAATACCCAATTTACGAAGTTGGGTTCCTAAAGAATCCATGGAAGACTAAATTGCAATATTATAAGGATCTGAGGTGCATAATTTTCTATTGAGTACTAACTTTCCTTGAAGAGATTTATCTTTCCTTTTTTCGTTGACTAGCCAAACTTTTACTAAAGGATCGTAAAAATCAAAACATTTACATAAAGCAACATGCCACCATTTCCTATAAGATTCTCCTTCTTTAGGTTTAGGAATGGAGCTCTAGAATTATATTAAGGTTGTATTGGATGAATGGATTTTAAGATGCGAAGTGTTCAATTTATAAGGAAGCTAATAGTCAACTTCCATAACATCATCCCTTGAAATGACACAGATAATAGGAAAGTGATCTAACAATGAAGTAGAATAATCAACTTTCACACAAAAACCACTAGAATCTTGCAATAAATTTAGATTGGGAGAGATATAAAACCTATCTAATCTACTTAGTTTTCGATCAACTCCCAATCTACAATTAGTCCAAGTAAACCAGTTATGGTGATAGCTAGAAAAAAAATTGTGGATAAGATCAATCACACCCACTAAATTCCAACAAAAAAGCCATCTATCAAACTCTTCATTACTTAATTTAACGTGATTATGTCATCTGCGATCAGAGTGGTGATCTACCATGTTAAAATCACCATTAATCACCTAAACAACTTGGGGTAAATTAGTACTAATCCATTCCTATATATCACATATGTCATTAGCTATATTTGAAacatagaaaaaacataaaccaatgaGTTGTCCATTGATAAACAAGACGATCCACACACAACTATGTGATGGATCGTCCCCCTTGTCAATGATACATTTATTGATCCCAGAAGCTACACCAATAACAACACCCCCCTTCCTTCTATATGCAACATATGAAGAAAAAAAGCACTTCTCCAAACATTGGATAGGGAAGAAAGGAGATGGTTACCACTGAGCTTTACTTCTTGTAAAAAGACAATATTATGTTTCCATTTATTCAAAGATTCTTTGACCTCATACTTGCGATGGGGAAGTGACgtccccctaacattccaagagaaaACTTTAAACTTCAAGATTAAGTAAAAGTAGTAAAATCCTCCCCTTGTGACAAAGCATCAAACTTGTTAGCTAGTATGATATCTTGTCCAGTTGAATTATGCTCTTTTTGAGAAAGAGACCTAGATATTTGCCACAAACGTGAAAGAAGAACTTCTCCCAGAATGGAAAGGAGAAACAATCTCTATTATGAGAAACAAAGGCCCTTGAAAGCTCTTTTCATTTCCCAATCATTCTCCAACAATATATCATTTCAACCTGAATTTTTGCTTTCAGCAATGCCACATGTGAACCAACAAAACAAAAGCCCTACAAGGTGGTCAATTGTTTGTTAGCCATGTGATGTTGGGATCAAGTACCCATGGTGTGCAATGCAATCTCCCAATGTGTGGCTGACCTAGGATCGGTCAACCATCCAAATAGATAACGATTGAACACGCTAGACCAATGTATACGTAACGAATTTGCATCCATATAACATAAATTATTTTTGTTGGGTCTATCATTAAAATTCTGACGTGTTTTTAATAAATATTCTACGATAAAGAGAGTTTTGTTTTCAAAAACCGTGTGTTAGATGCCTTTATTGAAAGCCGTGGACGGAATGAATGCTATTTTGGTAGGGTAGTCAAACCGCGTCAATGGCTCATTGGAAATTAAAGCAGACGAATTCAGTGGGACGGAAAGGAAGGTGAAGCTTACTTGGTTTGGGCATTCCGAGTATTCTCTACGAAACTTCTATCTAACCACTGTTCAACTTCCAAGACACCTCCACACCAAATTTGACCCCTCAGATTTGATTTGAGACGCGACAAATGGATTGATATATATGCTCAGCAATCCGTTCGATTTCTCAGAATTAACATTTTTCTCATATACTCCAAGCAAAAACAGTTTTCTCAGAAAAGGAGACACTCCTAGGGAGCAAATTACGAGCTTTCGGGATACCTATATCTTTAATTAGTGGCAATACCTGATACTGCTTCTTCAGCTCTATTTTAATGGACACAAGGATTCTGGAGATAACGGGAATATCTGCTGATGATCTTGAAAATGTAAGAAGGTTGGGGAGAAGGATGCGCACTTACGCCCTTGTGTGCGCCGATAATGATTTCTCGCACCCTGCATTCACACATGTTGACGCACAAGGAGGCTGCGATCCTGTCTGGAACGACAAGTTACAGCTGAGCCTCAGCAAAGGATCGCCCATTGCTCTCAACATACAAATCTTTTGCAAGACGAAGTATGGGAAGAGAAGCGTGGGATGGAGTAGAGTGCCCCTCTCTGAAATCTTGAATGGATTCGGACCTCCTCATGGCTTGCATTGCCTCAGCTATCGTTTGAAGACGGGCAAAGGGAGGCCTCATGGTACCATCCATTTCTCTCTTCGGTTCTTACAGCACGTTAATCCCCCTCAATTCTTCATCAATTCTCCAATTTCCACCAGACTTCCACAGCATGGGAGTTATGAAAATGCTTCTCGTATTGAGCAGCAAAACACACCAGGGAGCACGAGTTTAAGTGGCGTGTCGATGGGCTATCCTTCCTCTACTCCATTTGCCAACGCCAACAACTTATATCCTATTCCACTCTCTGTTTATCCACCGCCGCACCACAAACAGATCTATGCCACAAATTAGCTTTGTAGTGCAAATATGATAAATTCTAACAGGGCCTCTGTAATACAGGAGAACAGGGGAAAAACAGGGCACtgcacaaagaaataaataaaatgtgtCAAATTTATTTACTTTAAAATTTAGAAATTCCCCTTTCAAACACATATCGGAATCTAACTCCTAACATCCAATTGATGATTGATTGTCTCCTCATCTCAATGGCAGCCCAAACCTGTTTTACAGTTGCATATTTTGAAAAGTCCAATTTCTAGTTTCTTTAAAAATTTGGAATGTTCCATTTTCTAGAGTGTTTACAGAAAAGTTTAGACAATcttaatctattttatttttttccccAATATACTTCTTTAAGATCAGTAAGAACGATAAGGAAAGGTATAAAGGAGAGGGCAAACATATTAGATTTGCATTTCTTTAGTAAAACAAAATTGTAGGCATATAATTTTGTTTAATCAAAATCTTGAATGTAATAAATATCAATTTCTATatgttatgttttgttttgttttaacatGCAAAATTAGATTGGTTGTAATTTGTATGGTATTTTAACTAGCACAAAACAAAATAGTAACAAAACATTCTACAAAATCAAGCTGAACTAAAATATTTTAAGTCCAAACTACTTCTATATTGTATTCTATTTCACGTGAAAAAATAATATGTACTTGTTTATCTTATGCTGCTCCATGTAAAGGGACTTGATCCAAGTTGAAAAGCACAACCACTAATTGATTTCCTTTTATCTATATCACCAACATGATTTGAATATGTATAATCTTGAAAGAAATTTAGGATTTTGAAAGCAAAATAAATGCCAAAGTGAATCATTCCACAATTACCAAAAATCTATTTAGCAACTAGCTAATGACTTGTTTTGGGCTCTTGCATGAATCTAAACACTAAATTGACTGTAAAATAAATATCTAGTTGACTACGTATAAAAAATACTAACCGATCACAACTTTCATGGATAATGTTGCATTTAACCTCTTTGTACAGAACATTTTTTAGTAAGCTTAACTCTAGACTAAAAGGGAGTAGAAGTAGACTCGCAATCAagcattttaaactttttaaagaaATCTAGGGCATATTTTGTTTGTGAGGAATAAACTATTGTGTAGCCTACAAACTTGTAAACAAAAACAATTATTTAAGTCtcataaatcacaaatattaaatacacttttaaaatttaatttcaaataatCTATTAGCCCCCTAATTGGTCCAATAGCGACTTCTTCAACAAGTAAAAAAAAGATAAGATATTTTTTATCCACAAAATTAGATGTCTGAAATGTTTAAATTTCTTCATATAAATTTCCATTCAAAGGAGAATTTTAACATCCATTTTAATAATCGGAGCAaatatttcttcataatcaatatcATCTTTTTTATTACAAATCCCTTAGCAACCACTCTCACTCTAGTTTTTTTAGAGTgtcattttattttatctttttaataaAACCATTCATGCAATATGATAGTCTTACCCTATGGTAGAGACAGAAGTTCCCAAGTTTAGTTCCTTATCAATGCATtatattcttcttccatagcatgcTCCCATTCTTTTTCCATTTCTACCTTGCTCATACTTTTCTATCCATTCTAATATCTTCCCTTTCCTCTAGAGAGAGGTAATGGGGTTGGATATCTTTGAGAAGTTCAACACAAACTTCCTACTATAACCTACCAATCTCATAAAGCTTCACACTTCATGTACATTTCTAGGGGTTCGCCATTCAAGTATAGACTTGATCTTGGTTGGATCCACTGCTATTCTACTAGTAGAAATAATTTGGCCTAGATACTAAACCTCCTTCTGGAAGAATATACACTTTGACAATTTCCCATAAGGCTTGTGTTCTCGTAAGCATTGAAGAACCATCTAAAGATGTTGATAATATTCTTCCTCATTCTTGGAGTATAAAAGGATATTGTCTAGGAACACTAAGACAAACTTCTCTAAAGAGTCTTTGAAGCCACTATTCATTAGATTCATAAATACATCCAGGCATTTATAAGCCCAAAAGGTAATAGTGTAAACTCATAGTGGATCCATATCTTGTCTTGGAGGCTATCTTATGGATGTCATCATCCTTTAGCCTTAACTGATGATACCCTGGCCACAAATCAATCTTTTAAAACATTGTGAACCCTCGCATTTGATCAAACAAATTGGCAATACATGGCAAAGGGTACTTGTTTCTTATTGTTGCCTTATTAAGCATATGATATAGTCAATGCATAAATTCAAGGTAATATGTTTCCTTTTCACAAAGGTCATAGGTGCTCCCCATGGTAACACACTACGTCTTATCAAACCCTCAATCTATAGCTCCAAAATTTGTTCTTTTAATTCCATTAGTTCTATCATTATCACATAATAAAGAGATTTGGATAATAGTTTTGCTCCTAGAACTAGGTCTATTGAAAATTCAAACACTCTTTTAGGAGGTAGCCCTAGTAACTATTTAGGAAAGACATCTTGACATTCCTAAAGATAGGGATATTTTTCTGCAAAGAA
The nucleotide sequence above comes from Cryptomeria japonica chromosome 11, Sugi_1.0, whole genome shotgun sequence. Encoded proteins:
- the LOC131046528 gene encoding protein SRC2, giving the protein MAHWKLKQTNSVGRKGSSILMDTRILEITGISADDLENVRRLGRRMRTYALVCADNDFSHPAFTHVDAQGGCDPVWNDKLQLSLSKGSPIALNIQIFCKTKYGKRSVGWSRVPLSEILNGFGPPHGLHCLSYRLKTGKGRPHGTIHFSLRFLQHVNPPQFFINSPISTRLPQHGSYENASRIEQQNTPGSTSLSGVSMGYPSSTPFANANNLYPIPLSVYPPPHHKQIYATN